The Bacteroidota bacterium genomic sequence AAATTTATATTTGTAAACACAAATAGTCGTGAATTTAAGTTTAGTGGAAATGTGCCGGACATTAATTGGCTGGAGGCACAATTACAGCCAAACGATAATTTTACTAATGCGGTTGTTATTTTTCATGTCCCGCCAATGGATGGAGATTTTAATTCGTCATTAGAACAAGCTTTTCATAACACGCTAACACGCTACAATAATGTTTTATTTGCAACACATGGCCATTTGCATCACTATGAAATATATAAACCTTATAACGACAGTATCAGCTACATAAATGTGTATGGGGTAGAGCACAGAAAATTTAACATTATTAAAATAACTAATAATAAATTCGAAATTGAAACATGTGAATTTTAAAATAGTATTGATTATCGCATTTTTTCTGCTTTGCAGCCGATTGGATGCTTACAGTCAGGATTCTCAAGACACTGATTCTGCAAAGTATACAAAGTTTTTGCCTGATTATGTGAAACTACAATTTGCCGGAGGTATAGGATTTTTATCTCTGGGATTGGGGTACACCTTTTTTGATCACAGATTGGATGTCTCTTTTTTTTACGGATATGTACCGATATTTATTTCTATCGACGACTTACACAGTGTTAGTTTACAATTAACAGGGAAATTGATTCGAATTAAAGTTAATGAGGACATAGACTTATTACCATTGAATATCGGTTTTTTTATTCATCATACATTTGGTAATGAATATTGGATAAGTTTACCGTCGCATTATCCTGATGAATATTACTGGTGGGCGCCGGGAAGAAATGCAGGATTATTCATTGGCGGAGAAATTAAAACTAAGCTATTAAGCGATAAAACTCCCGCCTCCGGAACAGCATTTTACGTTCGTGTGGGAAGCAGAGGATTATACATAGCAAGCATGTTTGGAAACTCGGCAATCCCTTTAAGTGAAATAATAGAAGTTGGATTTGGAGTAGCAATTTATCGTTAATAATAATTGTTCAAATGGATTACAATGAAAACTATTAAACTTGCAATTAGTTCCAAAAAGGCAGTATATCATCGCTCGGGGCTTACGCTAATAATTTTATTGGTATTACAAATATCTATTCTAAACGGGCAGGAGCTCAACAATAGTAAAGCGAAAACAACAAATATCAGCTCCGACAATGATCTTAAAATAGGATTAGCTCTTAGTGGTGGAGGTGCGAGAGGGATTGCACACATCGGCGTAATTATAGCGTTTGAAGAAGAAGGAATTCCGATTGATTATATTGCCGGAACAAGCATGGGCAGTATCGTGGGCGGTCTCTATGCTGCCGGGTACAGCGGCGAAGCTCAAAAAGATATTGTTCATCAGATTGATTGGGAGGGGATCTTCAATGAAAATCCTGAGCCAGGTTCTGAATTAATAAGTAAAAGATATGGTATGATGGAATCTATCGTCGTTCTGCGGTTCAAGTTTTGGGACGTATATATTCCTTTTGGTTTGATGAACGGGCAAAGAATTAATGACGAGCTATTTAAATATACAGCTCAAGCTAATTATGCGGCAAAATCTAATTTTGATAGTCTTTCTATTCCATACAGACCGGTTGTTGTTGACATATCTACAGGCGAAGTGGTTGCAATTGATAAAGGGGATCTTGCACAGGCAATACGCGGAAGCATGGCAATTCCTTTTCTTTTTTATCCGGCAAAAATTAATGACAGATATATGGTTGATGGTGGAGTACTCAATGTGATTCCAACCGATGTTGTAAAAGATATGGGTGCCGATATAATAATTGGTGTTGATCTGGAAGGACTTTTCCCTATGGGTACAGAACCTACTAATTTAATGGAAATTGCAGATCATACAATTGATATTATGATTCGTGAATTAAAACAAAAAAATATTGCTCTTGCCGATGTATTGATTGAACCTCAATTGGGTCAACATTCCTCAACTGATTATAGCGAGTTCGATTCGCTTATTGGAAAAGGATATTGTGCTGCGAAAGACAAGATGGAGGAGATCAAAAGAATCATTCCCCAGGAAATCTTAGCGAAGAAAAGAACTAAACGCCAACTTGATTTTACGCTTTTAGAAAAATCAATAATTGGAGAAATAAATGTTATTGGTAATGAATATCTTTTTTCTGAAGCTATCATGGATGATTTTTCCCTTTTAATTGGAGATGAATTTAATTTAGATAAAGCGGTTCAGAGTACAATAAATATTTACGCATCAAACCTCTTTAACAATGTTTGGCTGGAACTTGACACATTGTCAAATAAAAAATTAAAGGTGAGTATTAATGTTATAGAAAAATATCCAAGAACAATTGGGTTTGGTGTTAACTTCAAAGAAGATGAAGGGGTGAGCGGTTTTATTCAGATAATTCACTTCAATTTGTTTGGATGGGGCGAAAGATTGATGCCGTTATTCCGTTTTGGAAAGTTGCGAACAAAAGTCGGCTTTGAAATGGCTAATGATCGGTTCTTTGGTACTCTATTAACTTTTCATAACGGTCTCTACTATGAAAGCGAATATCCCTATTTATATAATTCTGCGGGTGATCAATATGATCAGATGGATTTTAAACGCGTTGTAGGTTTATTCTCTGCAGGGCTTCAGCCATATAGGAAGATTCTATTTTCAGGCGGATTGAGGTGGGAGAGAGTATGGTACAAAACTAGTCGAAACAAAGATATTGGATACATAAACAAAGACAATGTAATTCTCTTCGGTAAAATGAATATAGATAATACTGACAATCGTTATCTACCCACTAAGGGTATTAGATTTGTGATGGAAGGCGAAACGATCTTGAACTATGAAAAAAATACTCACCCATTTTCAAAATTGAGTGCTGAATTGAGCGGGGTTATTTCTCTGCCTTTCAAGCAAAGAATAAATCCATTCGTTAAAATCGGTACTTCAAACGAAAATTTACCGATCTATGAAAAATTCAGAATCGGCGGACCATTGATTATGCCCGGTTTTAGTAGAGATGAATTATGGGGAAATCACTATGCAAGTTTTGGTTTTTCATATCTTATTGAAACTCTTAAAAAAATAAATATCCAGTTTAATTTTACTTATGGAAATATTTATGAAAGGTACGGCGACTTCAGATGGGATAATCTAATAGGCGGGATTTCCGCAGGCATTGTAGCCATCTCTCCAATTGGACCGATTGCATTATTGTATGGACGGAATGAACTCGGGAGAGATCAAATTTACTTATCTGTTGGATATGAATTTTAATTAGACCCTGTTGTTTATTTTGCGTTCCGCAGACATTCGCTCCGCACTTCGTGCGTTACTCAAGACTGTCTTTGGAATGTTGCAATGCACAGCGTACAAGCGATGGGTATCCGTTCAATAGTTTGGTTAGCAATCGTTTTATTTGCGCGGATATCGAAAAAACCTTCTACAAAGGTGGGATGAAACCTTATTTAATT encodes the following:
- a CDS encoding patatin-like phospholipase family protein — its product is MKTIKLAISSKKAVYHRSGLTLIILLVLQISILNGQELNNSKAKTTNISSDNDLKIGLALSGGGARGIAHIGVIIAFEEEGIPIDYIAGTSMGSIVGGLYAAGYSGEAQKDIVHQIDWEGIFNENPEPGSELISKRYGMMESIVVLRFKFWDVYIPFGLMNGQRINDELFKYTAQANYAAKSNFDSLSIPYRPVVVDISTGEVVAIDKGDLAQAIRGSMAIPFLFYPAKINDRYMVDGGVLNVIPTDVVKDMGADIIIGVDLEGLFPMGTEPTNLMEIADHTIDIMIRELKQKNIALADVLIEPQLGQHSSTDYSEFDSLIGKGYCAAKDKMEEIKRIIPQEILAKKRTKRQLDFTLLEKSIIGEINVIGNEYLFSEAIMDDFSLLIGDEFNLDKAVQSTINIYASNLFNNVWLELDTLSNKKLKVSINVIEKYPRTIGFGVNFKEDEGVSGFIQIIHFNLFGWGERLMPLFRFGKLRTKVGFEMANDRFFGTLLTFHNGLYYESEYPYLYNSAGDQYDQMDFKRVVGLFSAGLQPYRKILFSGGLRWERVWYKTSRNKDIGYINKDNVILFGKMNIDNTDNRYLPTKGIRFVMEGETILNYEKNTHPFSKLSAELSGVISLPFKQRINPFVKIGTSNENLPIYEKFRIGGPLIMPGFSRDELWGNHYASFGFSYLIETLKKINIQFNFTYGNIYERYGDFRWDNLIGGISAGIVAISPIGPIALLYGRNELGRDQIYLSVGYEF